TACATTGTGGAAAATTAAAAAATGGCTTAATTACTGCCCGTTTCCACCAAGACATACCATAGCAGTAAAGATTTCCTTGTAATAGTTGATTAAGTATTTTTGCTTGATGCAAATATTGGATAACATTAAAAATATTACCTGATTTATTGGTATAGGGATTGAGATAACGACTATATTGTAAATAAGCGGCGTAAAACAATGTTAAGAGACTACGTGGTTTGCGTCTGTGTTGCGCTATTAAGGTGGATATTTGGGGATTTCGGTCATCCGTTAATCCCCAACCGGCAAACCAAGGAACACCAAATGTGACAACTTTTTTGTTCAGTAATAAGGCTTCAAACCCCATTTGTGAAGTGACACAATAAACTGTGTCCGCATAAGCAAGCAAGGATATAGGGTTTACATCTTTTGCAAATAGCGTCACCCGTTGATGTTGGGCGATAGTTGTCAGGTAGCCTTGTTTTTTTTTGCTAAGGACGTCTGGATGAGTTTTTACCCAAATTTCTGCATCTGGATTTTCATCAATAGCAGATTGTAACATTTGCTGAAAATCCTGTTCGGTAGCTTGACCATAATGAACCGCCATATCACCGAGCGTTTGATCAATCACTAACACAATACGACGATTATTGGATCTTTCATGTACAAAATTCAGCGCATGATTATACTTGGACAGTTGATATTGAACGATCAATTTTTTAGCTTTTTCGGCATTTTTTAATTGCTGTTCGTTAGCGTCAAAATCTAAAATGAGATTTTCCAGACGGGATGGCTTTGTCGTATCGTAATAGATCCCAAGATCATCATAAACTAATGAAAAAGTAGGGTATTTGTCTACGCCTAAACCAAGTGAACGCAAAAAACCGTCTTCTAATGCAATATAGGGAAGATGGTGTTTTATAGCGTATTTCCTAGCCCTATCTGCTGTCGGTTTTAATCCCCAGCCAATTACACGATTGATTTTTGATCCGTTGTTGAAAAAAGAAAAAGGAACAATATTTTCATCCACTAGAAATTGTTCTAGAAACGGGATATTAAGTATTCCTTTGGAGAAAATGAGCGAAGAATTTTTCATTTGGTGTTAAGCGTAAGTTAATCTGCGGTGAATTATAACAAATTCACTTTTTATAGTGAATTGTCAGATTAAGTCCGATCTTCTACAACTTTCAAATAAAAAATCCTCCCTCAAACAAACTCTGCAAATCGTAAAGAAATGTAAATTTCATACAGAAAATTTGTCGCGCTATCAAAACTATTTTATACTGTCAAGGCTGTGAATAAACACATCGGATATGTTAAGGGCGGGCGTAGTAGCCCCGTCGTATAAACATGCTCCATTATTTTTTTAGGTCAATTTAGAGGTATATCCATGAATAAAATCTTCAAAGTGATTTGGAACCACGCGACACAACATTTTGTGGTGGTATCCGAATTAAGCAAATTAAAAGGCAAATCCGCCTCAAGTACAGACGCCCGCGTACAACCAAGAAAAACCCTTGTGGCAACTGGCTTGGTAGCCCTCATGGGGGGGGGGGTAATTAGCGGTGTACAAGCAGCGCAAGCAGCACAAACAGCAACTTCTGCGCCATTAACCGCTCATTCACCTACAACAGTCACTTCTCAGCCTCAATCTCTTGAGCAAAATAAAGTATATGTCTATGCTGATAATGACCAAACTTTAAATGGTACTTTAGCCAATGATAGTTTAGGTCTCGGTAATAATGTCACTGTGTCTAATGGTGATGTCGTATTAGGAAATAACGCAACGTCTACTTATAGTAACAATAGTGGCAACACCAAAAGTTATAACACGGTTATTGGTCATGGTGCAAACGCTAGCAATACACAATTCGCGACAGCTATTGGTGCCAATGCGCTCGCCGCGGGCAGTAATGCGCTTGCTATAGGCGAAGGCACAAAAGCCATGACAAAATATTCCATTGCAATCGGTAAATCAACCAATGTAACCGCTGATGAAGGTATTGGCGCGGGATATAAATCTACAGTGACAGGATTGAGAGGTCTTGCACTTGGTTATCAAGTGCATGCAAGTAGCCAACATACCATTGCTTTAGGAGCAGAGGCTAAGGCTTCCGGCGAAAACTCAACTGCCATTGGTTTAAAGGCAAATGTCACTAACATCTCTCAACATGGTATTGCCATTGGTCGTGAAGCAGGCGCTGACGGGCAATTTGGTATTGCAATGGGTTTTTTAGCAAAAGCGCTAAACAGTCGCGCACTAGCTATTGGTTCTGTTGCTAAAGCATTTGCTGAAAACTCCACCGCATTAGGCGCGGGGGCGGTTGCCGAGAGTACTGCGACTAATTCGACTGCGGTGGGTCGTTTAGCGAAAGTGTATGGTACAGATTCCGTCGCGATGGGGCTTAATACGAGTACGTCTGGGGCGCATTCTATTGCTATTGGGGATAATAGTTTAGCAGGAACTGCGCTTGATAAAATGAGTGAACTCACCGAGGCGAAGAAAAAAGCAGAGGAGGAAGAAAAAAAGGCGAAACAAGCCGGAGAAGCAGCGAAGAAAAAAGCTAATGGCGACGGTCAAAATGCATACCAACAAGCATATGATAGCTATTCTAACGTGAGCAGAAAAGCTTATGCCGACTTATTAGCTGCTGCCGCTACAAAAACGATTGCAATTGGGCATGGTTCAAATGTCTATGGTAACCAATCTATCAGCGTTGGTTCCGAGAACAAGGTTGGCGGTGAAAATGCTGGCGTATTAGGTACTAACAATAATGTGACGAATAACAGCACTTTTGTTTTGGGTAGCAATGTAAAAAGCACGCAAGATAATAGCGTGATTTTAGGGGCGAACTCTACTGACAGAGCGGCGACAGCGGAAAATTCAGCAGTAGTTGGCGGATATGCTTATTCAGGTTTCCATGGGGTTGGAAAGGAAGGGAATGGCGTAGTTAGCGTAGGATATAAAGACGCTGAACGCCAAATTATCAACGTTGCCGCGGGGAATATTAGTGCCACGTCGACGGATGCGATTAATGGTTCGCAGTTGTATTTAGTGGGAAATAGCATTATTAACCAAATGCCGGTGATTTATACGGATGCGGCTGGTAAAAAAGTGTATAAAGTGCCCCAAAAAGACAATCCTACAACATTTACTTTCGTTGATGAGCAAGGTACACCTGTTACCGGCGATATCATCGCCTCTATGAATGATGGTGATAATAAAGCGGATAGTCCAAAAACCTTGGCGAATGTAAAAGGGAATTTGCCGGATACGTATAATGCGAATAACAAATATAATCAAGACAGCCAGCCGGTAACCAAAACGTATGATTTACCGGAAAACCTAAACGTTAACAACGCCGCCACTGTCGGGGATATTTTAAATTCCGGTTGGAATTTAAAAAATAACGGTCAAGCGAGTGATTTTGTGAAGCCTTATGACAGTGTCGATTTTGCGAATGGCACAGCGACAACCGCGGTCGTTAAACCAGCGGAGGATGGTAAATCTACGACAATACAATATAATGTCAATGTGGATAACGAAACCATTACCACCAAAGAAGTTAACGACCCAGTAACACAAAAGCCGATTACCCAATTAACCGCTAAAACCACAACGTTAGCTGATGACAATCAAGATGGGAAAATAGATGACCCTACCGAGAAAAACGCGTTAGTCACGGCGGAGAATATTACAAAAGCTATCAATGCCTCTGGCTTTACCTTAAAAACATCCGCTACTACTGACGGAGAAAAAGATAAAACTTCAACTCCAGAAAATGGAGAGCTCATCAATCCAGGCGATAGTGTTGAGATGATTGCGGGTAAAAATCTGACCGTTAAGCAAGAAAACGGAAAAGTCACTTATTCAACAAAAGAGGAAGTGGATTTCAACAAGATAACCTTATCAAACGGAGATAATCATCAAGTCAATTTGGTAAATGGCGCGCCGGTAGCAACGGATGCCAATGTTAATCCAACTGAAAGTAAACCAACTGCCTCGTTAAATATTACCTCCGTAGACGGTAAACCAACCCAATTAACCGGCGTCGGTTCGGTGTTGAATACCACTCAAGTTACCACCAATAGCGGTAAACAAGGGGAAACCGAGGGAAAAACCGGTATGGATAACTTGTTAAATTTAACAGGCGCTCAAGATAAACCGTTAGAAAACGATGTGCTAAACTCCGCCGCCACGGTGCGCGATTTAACCCATTTGGGCTGGGTGGTTTCCGCAAGTGGTAACGGATATAAAAACACGGTGAAAAATGCCAATGAAGTTAATTTCGTGGGTGCCAATGGAATATCGGTGACCGGTGAAACGAAAGAGAATGTACGCGAAATCAAAATCAGTGTAGATTCCCAAAGTGCGGTGGAATCTGCGCAATTACCGGTGGTTTATACCAATAAGGCGGGTGATAAGTTGGTGAAAGTAGGAGATAAATTCTACAAAGCTGGAGATGTGACAGATGGTAAACCCAAAAATGATGCAACGCCAGTGGAGACAAAAGATGTGATTGCCGCTATGAACAATGGCGACAACAACACGACAACCCCAATGGCATTGTCAAATCTTCAAGGCAATCTTGCGCCAACGTATAATGCTGGCGATAAGAAAGAAAATGAAAATAAAAAATTGGGTAATGACGTAGTGAGCGCGGGTGACATAACCAAAGCACAGACTGCTCCGGACAATGTTACCAATATTTATCACAATGCTGCCACGGTAGGCGATATTCTTAATGCCGGCTGGAATTTACAAGCCAATGGCGAAGGCAAAGATTTTGTTAAGGCGTATGATGCAGTGAATTTCGCCAATGGGGTGGGCACCACGGTCAATGTGGAGGTTGCTGAAGATGGCAAAACCAGTGCGGTGCGAATTAACAGCCTATTAGGGATTACGGATAAGGAAGGAAACCAAGTAGTCAAAGGCAAAAACGGTAAATACTATAAACCGTCAGCGCTTAAACCAAACGGAGAGCCGAAAGACAATGTTGTAGGAGTTGACGCCGGCGACGTACAGGTCAATGTTATCAATCCGGCAGCTGCGGATAAGGGCACGAAAGGCGATGTCGTCCAAGTGGGCAATTTAAGCAGCGGATTGAGTACGCAAAATGTAGAAACCAAACCAACTGGTAAAGGCAATCCGACAGGAAGCAGTTCATTGCTTAATCTAAACGAATTAGCAGCTGACGGTAAGAGTAATAAAGTTCCTGACAGCAATGCCGCAACGGTAGGCGATTTGCGCAATATGGGCTGGGAATTACGCGCTTCCGGTAATGACTATATTGATACGGTAAAAAATGCCAACAAAGTCGATTTTGTCGGCAGCGGATTAGCGACCGTGACAGGAGAAACCAAAGGGGATGTACGCACCATTACGGTGGATGTAGATGCCCAAGCGGTGACCAACAATGCGCGCTTACCGGTGGTGTATACGGATAAAAACGGGAAACAACTTTACCCGATAAAAGACAAAGACGGTAACATCACTTATAACACTAAACCGGATGGTCAAGGTGAGACGGTTGAACCAGATAATGTGATTACCTCCATCAATGGACCGAAAGGCACCACAACGCCGACCGTATTAACCAATGTTATGTCTAATTTACCGGAGACATATAATGATGATGCGTATAACCTCAACAAAAAAGCGGTCACAAAAAATTATACATTACCAACGCATTTAAACGTTAACAACGCTGCCACCGTTGGCGATATTCTTAACGCCGGTTGGAACTTGAAAAACAACGGTCAACCAGGGGACTTTGTCAAAGCCTATGACAGCGTAGACTTTATTGATGGTAAAGGCACAACAGCTGTGGTAGAAACCACGAAAGATGGAACATCCACCACCGTCAAATACGACGCCAAAATCGACAACAACACCATTAAGCTCAATGACAAAGGTGAATTGTATGCCGATTATGCTGGCGACATTGCCAAAGCGACTACCAAAGTGGCAGCGGGGAACAATATTGACGTGACCCCAACAGTCAACCCAGATGGTAGCACAACCTACACCGTAGCAACGAAAGACGACGTGGCATTTAAAACCGTAAACGTCGGAGACAATGTCAACATCAACCGTGATGGATTAACCATCAAAGATGGACCGCGCATCACCGTTGCTGGCATTGACGGTGGAAATAAAAAAATCACTGGCGTTGCCAACGGGGATATTTCACCAACCAGCCACGACGCTATCAATGGTTCACAACTGTATGCAGTACAACAGGCGTTAACCAGCAGCATTGCCGCGTCTAAAGAAGAAGTGACCTCCACGGACAACTCGGTAACGGTGACTGCCACACCAAATGACAGTGGTGCCAATGTCTTTGACCTCTCGGTCAACACCGACAACACCACCATCACCAAAGATGCCACAACGGGCGCGCTTAAAGCCAAGACCACGACCTTAAGCAACACCAATGGCAAAGTGGATACCCCGGCACCGGAAAACGCCAACGCCTTAGTCAGTGCGCAAGACATTGCTAGCGCCATTAACCAGTCCGGTTTCACCTTAACTGCCCAAGGAGAAAACGGTTCAACGGTTCATCCGGGGGCAACGGTAGATATGAAAAATACTGATGGTAATATCGTGATTAGCAAATCGGCGGGAAGCAATGATGTCACCTACAATCTAGCCAGAGACATCAACGTAGACCAAGTGAGAGCAGGAAACACGGTATTAAACAACAAAGGGGTCACCATTGGCAGCGGCGCGAACCCAGTAGAATTAACCGAAAACGGATTAAATAACGGAGGCAACCGCATTACCAACGTGGCACCGGGTCAAGCCCCGACGGATGCGGTGAACGTCAGCCAATTACGCGGTCAAATGGGCAATGTTTACCAGCAAATGAACAAAATGGATAAGGATTTGCGCGGGGGTATCGCGGGCGCTATGGCAGCGGCTGGACTGTATCACGCCACCATCCCGGGTAAATCTATGGTATCCGCGGGGGTAGGAAGCTATCGAGACCAAGGAGCGTTGGCGGTAGGCTACTCAAGATTATCGGATAACGGTAAATTGGGGGTCAAACTTTCCATTAATGCGAATACCCGTGGCGACACAGGGGCTGCCGCAAGTATTGGGTACCAGTGGTAATTAAGCCAAAGTGCGGTCATTAATCAGCACAAACACAAGGGCGGGAACCATCCCGCCCTATTTTTATCTGCTAAAGATCAAACCGGTTTGATAATTTATTAGCGTTCACCGCTTAGCGTTGCACAATATCCGCTATCGATTTGCCTAGGCTATGCCCTTTCTATTTTTCTTGTTTGTTTTACTCAGAACATTTTTATATCTATTTTGTAATATGTTTTTTATTTTGTGATCTATCTCACGCTATCACTATGATAACTATCATAGTTTTCCAATTTCCTTTGTATTAGGCTAACAATATTTCTTATATGTTGAGTAAGAGGGGCATAGGGTATGTTAATTACTATAATTTCTTTTTTGTTTGTAACGATGTGTGTGGGGTATATTTCTTGGTTGAAAACGAAGAATGATGATTTAACCAGTTCAAAAGGATATTTTCTTGCTGGGAGGGGACTAGGTGGGTTAGTAATTGGTTGTTCAATGGTGCTAACTTCGCTTTCTACAGAACAACTCATCGGTGTCAATGCTGTTTCCTATCAAGGTAATTTTTCCATTATTGCATGGACGATTCCAACGGTTATTCCACTGTGTTTTTTGGCAATTTATATGTTGCCGAAATATTTACGGAATGGTTATACCACTGTACCAGAGTTTTTTGAGAGTCGTTTTGATCGACAAACTCGATTAATTATGTCGGGATTATTTTTGGTTTTTTATCTTCTTATTGTTATTCCGACCGCACTTTATACCGGTGCTATCGCTTTTAATAAAATTTTTAATCTTGAAACTGCATTCGGTTTGAGTTACGGTGAAGCGATCACTTATACCGTGATCGCTATCGGTATTATTGGAGCGATTTATGCTATCTTTGGTGGTTTGAAGGCGGTAGCAGTATCTGATACGGTGAATGCAGTACTCTTGGTCATTGGGGCGTTACTTGTACCTTATTTTGCGCTTCTGTATTTGGGAAATGGTAGCCTAATTGATGGGTTGCATATTATTACGACTAACCATGAAGAAAAATGGAATGCTGTGGGCGGAGTCGATGATGCGACACCTTGGCCGACAATTTTTACTGGTATTATGGTGGTGCATTTTTTCTATTGGACGACCAATCAAGCGATTGTACAACGCTGTTTAGGGGCTAAGGATTTGAAATCCGGTCAAAAAGGTATTCTTATTGCCGCCTTGTTTTTGTTAACGTTGCCTGTGATTTTAAATCTTCCGGGGTTATTGAGTTATTATATTCTTGGTGAGGGGTTAAATCCGATTGATATGGCGTATCCATTATTGGTAGGTAAAGTATTGCCGACATGGTTACAAGGTTTTTTTATTGCAGCTTTATTCGGAGCGATTTTAAGTACGTTTAACTCATTTTTAAATTCTGCTGCCACCATGTATTGTAAGGATTTACTCCCATCCATCAGTAAAAAAGTGCGGTCAGAAACCGAGCTGATTTCATATGCTAAAAAAGTATCTACGGTAATGGCGGTGATAACAATGATTTTTGCACCTTTGTTGATGTTTGGTACAGATGGTATCTTTCTTATTACGAAACGTTTTGCCGGTTTTGTGAATATTCCGATTGTGGCATTATTTGCAGTAGGCATGTTTAATCATACTGTATCGGGGGTAGCAGCGCGTATTACTTTGTTACTTCACGTTATTTTATATTTCTCCATCGTATGGGTCTTTGATGTGCAAATTAATTTTGTGTATGTAATGGGAGGTTTGTTCTTATTTGATGTGGTCTTTATGCTTTTATTAGGTAAAGTATTAAAACGGGAGCCTTATGTAGAAAATAAAGAAAATCTCAGTAATGTGGATTTAACGAACTGGAAATATTTAAAAGTCACGTCGGTATCTTTAATATTAGGTTTATTCGCCCTTTACGCTTTTTTTTCTCCAATCGGTTTGGCTTCTCCAGATGGTTATCCGCTGGGGGTGATTAGTGTGTATTTAGTGTTGCAACTACTGGTCTTATTACTTGTTCGTTCGGATAAAGCAGGTGCGTAAATGAATATTATCTACATTTTATTGGATCAAGTTCGTAAAGATATGTTGGGTACTTACGGGCACCAAATTGTAAAAACGCCAAATTTAGATCGATTGGCACAAGAAGGCATTCGTTTTAACAATGCGTTTACACCGGCGTCGGTCTGCGGTCCGGCGCGAACTTCCCTATTTACCGGATTGATGCCGTCTTCTCACGGTATTATCCGTAATGGTGAAAAAGGTGGGCGCGGAGAAGTGAGTAGAGCGTCGCCCCATATCGGTAAGTTGGACGGTTATAATACTTATGTATTGGGGAAATGGCATGTGGGAACAAAATCCGTGCCGAAGGATTACGGTATTCAAGGGCATAATTTTGACGGTTACGGTTACCCAGGCAGTGGTGTGTATAAAAATTTAGTTTTTAATCAACCTCCGACCTATGCTAACCGCTATAAAGAATGGTTGGAGGAAAAAGGTTTTGATATTCCGGCAGTCAGTCAAGCTTATTTCGGAGATAATCCGCATTTACAGGTACAAGAGTTATGTGGTTTGCTTTCTGGCACAAAAGAACATACCATTCCGTACTTTATCATTGATGAAGCCAAAAACTATATTCAACAATCCTTAACAGAAGAAAAACCATTTTTTGCTTGGATCAATTTTTGGGGACCACATACGCCTTGTATTGTTCCTGAACCTTATTATTCAATGTATCGTAAAGAAGATGTTGTGTTAGATGCCAGCTTTTTTAAACCACTGGAGGGTAAACCGGGGCATTATCGTACCATATCCAAAATGTGGGGAATGTGGGAAGCAAGCGAAGATCATTGGAAAGAAGTAATTACCAAGTTTTGGGGATATATTACGTTAATTGATGATGCTATTGGTGAATTGTTTGCCTTTTTAAAACGCAAAGCAATTTATGACCACACTTTTATAGCAGTTACCGCGGATCATGGGGATGCAATGGGCGCTCATAGAATGATTGAAAAAGGAGAGTTTATGTTTGATACGACCTATAATATTCCGCTGCTCATCAAGGATCCTTATTCAAATCGAATAAACCAACAAGATGATAATTTGGTTTATCTGCATGATTTGACTTCAACTGTTTTTGATTTAGCTGGGCAAACTGTTCCACATGAGTTTGAGGGACAAACTCTTTTACCCATAGTACGAAAAAAACTAGAGAATGGGCGTAAAGGGTTATTGGCACAATTAGCCGGACATTTTGTGTATTTTGAACAGCGAATGTGGCGACGTAAAGATTATAAATTGGTTTTCAATGCATCGG
This sequence is a window from [Pasteurella] mairii. Protein-coding genes within it:
- the hsf2_2 gene encoding autotransporter adhesin is translated as MNKIFKVIWNHATQHFVVVSELSKLKGKSASSTDARVQPRKTLVATGLVALMGGGVISGVQAAQAAQTATSAPLTAHSPTTVTSQPQSLEQNKVYVYADNDQTLNGTLANDSLGLGNNVTVSNGDVVLGNNATSTYSNNSGNTKSYNTVIGHGANASNTQFATAIGANALAAGSNALAIGEGTKAMTKYSIAIGKSTNVTADEGIGAGYKSTVTGLRGLALGYQVHASSQHTIALGAEAKASGENSTAIGLKANVTNISQHGIAIGREAGADGQFGIAMGFLAKALNSRALAIGSVAKAFAENSTALGAGAVAESTATNSTAVGRLAKVYGTDSVAMGLNTSTSGAHSIAIGDNSLAGTALDKMSELTEAKKKAEEEEKKAKQAGEAAKKKANGDGQNAYQQAYDSYSNVSRKAYADLLAAAATKTIAIGHGSNVYGNQSISVGSENKVGGENAGVLGTNNNVTNNSTFVLGSNVKSTQDNSVILGANSTDRAATAENSAVVGGYAYSGFHGVGKEGNGVVSVGYKDAERQIINVAAGNISATSTDAINGSQLYLVGNSIINQMPVIYTDAAGKKVYKVPQKDNPTTFTFVDEQGTPVTGDIIASMNDGDNKADSPKTLANVKGNLPDTYNANNKYNQDSQPVTKTYDLPENLNVNNAATVGDILNSGWNLKNNGQASDFVKPYDSVDFANGTATTAVVKPAEDGKSTTIQYNVNVDNETITTKEVNDPVTQKPITQLTAKTTTLADDNQDGKIDDPTEKNALVTAENITKAINASGFTLKTSATTDGEKDKTSTPENGELINPGDSVEMIAGKNLTVKQENGKVTYSTKEEVDFNKITLSNGDNHQVNLVNGAPVATDANVNPTESKPTASLNITSVDGKPTQLTGVGSVLNTTQVTTNSGKQGETEGKTGMDNLLNLTGAQDKPLENDVLNSAATVRDLTHLGWVVSASGNGYKNTVKNANEVNFVGANGISVTGETKENVREIKISVDSQSAVESAQLPVVYTNKAGDKLVKVGDKFYKAGDVTDGKPKNDATPVETKDVIAAMNNGDNNTTTPMALSNLQGNLAPTYNAGDKKENENKKLGNDVVSAGDITKAQTAPDNVTNIYHNAATVGDILNAGWNLQANGEGKDFVKAYDAVNFANGVGTTVNVEVAEDGKTSAVRINSLLGITDKEGNQVVKGKNGKYYKPSALKPNGEPKDNVVGVDAGDVQVNVINPAAADKGTKGDVVQVGNLSSGLSTQNVETKPTGKGNPTGSSSLLNLNELAADGKSNKVPDSNAATVGDLRNMGWELRASGNDYIDTVKNANKVDFVGSGLATVTGETKGDVRTITVDVDAQAVTNNARLPVVYTDKNGKQLYPIKDKDGNITYNTKPDGQGETVEPDNVITSINGPKGTTTPTVLTNVMSNLPETYNDDAYNLNKKAVTKNYTLPTHLNVNNAATVGDILNAGWNLKNNGQPGDFVKAYDSVDFIDGKGTTAVVETTKDGTSTTVKYDAKIDNNTIKLNDKGELYADYAGDIAKATTKVAAGNNIDVTPTVNPDGSTTYTVATKDDVAFKTVNVGDNVNINRDGLTIKDGPRITVAGIDGGNKKITGVANGDISPTSHDAINGSQLYAVQQALTSSIAASKEEVTSTDNSVTVTATPNDSGANVFDLSVNTDNTTITKDATTGALKAKTTTLSNTNGKVDTPAPENANALVSAQDIASAINQSGFTLTAQGENGSTVHPGATVDMKNTDGNIVISKSAGSNDVTYNLARDINVDQVRAGNTVLNNKGVTIGSGANPVELTENGLNNGGNRITNVAPGQAPTDAVNVSQLRGQMGNVYQQMNKMDKDLRGGIAGAMAAAGLYHATIPGKSMVSAGVGSYRDQGALAVGYSRLSDNGKLGVKLSINANTRGDTGAAASIGYQW
- the yidK_1 gene encoding sodium/solute symporter, whose amino-acid sequence is MLITIISFLFVTMCVGYISWLKTKNDDLTSSKGYFLAGRGLGGLVIGCSMVLTSLSTEQLIGVNAVSYQGNFSIIAWTIPTVIPLCFLAIYMLPKYLRNGYTTVPEFFESRFDRQTRLIMSGLFLVFYLLIVIPTALYTGAIAFNKIFNLETAFGLSYGEAITYTVIAIGIIGAIYAIFGGLKAVAVSDTVNAVLLVIGALLVPYFALLYLGNGSLIDGLHIITTNHEEKWNAVGGVDDATPWPTIFTGIMVVHFFYWTTNQAIVQRCLGAKDLKSGQKGILIAALFLLTLPVILNLPGLLSYYILGEGLNPIDMAYPLLVGKVLPTWLQGFFIAALFGAILSTFNSFLNSAATMYCKDLLPSISKKVRSETELISYAKKVSTVMAVITMIFAPLLMFGTDGIFLITKRFAGFVNIPIVALFAVGMFNHTVSGVAARITLLLHVILYFSIVWVFDVQINFVYVMGGLFLFDVVFMLLLGKVLKREPYVENKENLSNVDLTNWKYLKVTSVSLILGLFALYAFFSPIGLASPDGYPLGVISVYLVLQLLVLLLVRSDKAGA
- a CDS encoding putative sulfatase, translated to MNIIYILLDQVRKDMLGTYGHQIVKTPNLDRLAQEGIRFNNAFTPASVCGPARTSLFTGLMPSSHGIIRNGEKGGRGEVSRASPHIGKLDGYNTYVLGKWHVGTKSVPKDYGIQGHNFDGYGYPGSGVYKNLVFNQPPTYANRYKEWLEEKGFDIPAVSQAYFGDNPHLQVQELCGLLSGTKEHTIPYFIIDEAKNYIQQSLTEEKPFFAWINFWGPHTPCIVPEPYYSMYRKEDVVLDASFFKPLEGKPGHYRTISKMWGMWEASEDHWKEVITKFWGYITLIDDAIGELFAFLKRKAIYDHTFIAVTADHGDAMGAHRMIEKGEFMFDTTYNIPLLIKDPYSNRINQQDDNLVYLHDLTSTVFDLAGQTVPHEFEGQTLLPIVRKKLENGRKGLLAQLAGHFVYFEQRMWRRKDYKLVFNASDLCELYDVRQDPEEMHNLFYDPNYCAIKRELMEEMREEMRRLGDPLENWVYRIINEI
- the phyA gene encoding protein PhyA — protein: MKNSSLIFSKGILNIPFLEQFLVDENIVPFSFFNNGSKINRVIGWGLKPTADRARKYAIKHHLPYIALEDGFLRSLGLGVDKYPTFSLVYDDLGIYYDTTKPSRLENLILDFDANEQQLKNAEKAKKLIVQYQLSKYNHALNFVHERSNNRRIVLVIDQTLGDMAVHYGQATEQDFQQMLQSAIDENPDAEIWVKTHPDVLSKKKQGYLTTIAQHQRVTLFAKDVNPISLLAYADTVYCVTSQMGFEALLLNKKVVTFGVPWFAGWGLTDDRNPQISTLIAQHRRKPRSLLTLFYAAYLQYSRYLNPYTNKSGNIFNVIQYLHQAKILNQLLQGNLYCYGMSWWKRAVIKPFFNFPQCKLHFVRSLHQLDNRDKSQHCRLLIWGQGNPKVLSYAEAHQIPVLRMEDGFLRSVGLGSNLVAPLSLVIDDLGIYFNAEQPSRLENILQHISLSQEEEKLAHHLHKNLIKAKLTKYNVGKNKILFTATKKRKILVPGQVEDDASIKYGSPIIKRNLDLIKQVRKNNPDAFIIYKPHPDIESKNRQGKINREDALQYADQIVDHANILDCIHQVDEVHTMTSLAGFEALLRNKKVVCYGLPFYSNWGLTTDMLQLKRRQRKLTLYELLIGVLVYYPQYVDPHSQKMINIETAIELLIKQKQQLKGNGLYRHWLKKQISKLLHLYKTIR